One segment of Enterobacter ludwigii DNA contains the following:
- the metK gene encoding methionine adenosyltransferase, whose protein sequence is MAKHLFTSESVSEGHPDKIADQISDAVLDAILTQDPKARVACETYVKTGMVLVGGEITTSAWVDIEEITRNTVREIGYVHSDMGFDANSCAVLSAIGKQSPDINQGVDRADPLEQGAGDQGLMFGYATNETDVLMPAPVTYAHRLVQRQAEVRKNGTLPWLRPDAKSQVTFQYDDGKIVGIDAVVLSTQHSEEIDQKSLQEAVMEEIIKPVLPTEWLSSATKYFINPTGRFVIGGPMGDCGLTGRKIIVDTYGGMARHGGGAFSGKDPSKVDRSAAYAARYVAKNIVAAGLADRCEIQVSYAIGVAEPTSIMVETFGTEKVPSEQLTLLVREFFDLRPYGLIQMLDLLHPIYKETAAYGHFGREHFPWEKTDKAALLREAAGLK, encoded by the coding sequence ATGGCAAAACACCTGTTTACGTCCGAGTCCGTATCAGAAGGACATCCAGATAAAATTGCTGACCAAATCTCCGATGCGGTGCTTGATGCGATCCTGACGCAGGATCCAAAAGCGCGCGTCGCGTGTGAAACCTACGTCAAAACCGGCATGGTTCTGGTTGGCGGTGAGATCACCACCAGCGCATGGGTGGATATCGAAGAGATCACCCGTAACACGGTTCGTGAGATCGGTTATGTCCATTCTGATATGGGCTTTGATGCCAACTCTTGCGCGGTACTGAGCGCAATTGGCAAACAGTCTCCGGACATCAACCAGGGCGTTGACCGTGCCGATCCGCTGGAACAGGGCGCGGGCGACCAGGGCCTGATGTTTGGTTATGCAACCAACGAAACTGACGTGCTGATGCCAGCGCCAGTGACCTACGCACACCGTCTGGTGCAGCGTCAGGCTGAAGTGCGCAAGAATGGCACCCTGCCGTGGCTGCGTCCTGATGCGAAAAGCCAGGTGACCTTCCAGTACGACGACGGCAAAATCGTCGGTATTGACGCGGTCGTTCTGTCTACTCAGCATTCCGAAGAGATCGACCAGAAATCCCTGCAGGAAGCAGTGATGGAAGAGATCATCAAGCCGGTTCTGCCAACTGAATGGCTGAGCTCCGCAACCAAATACTTCATCAACCCAACCGGACGCTTTGTTATCGGCGGCCCAATGGGTGACTGCGGTCTGACCGGCCGTAAAATCATCGTTGATACCTACGGCGGCATGGCGCGTCACGGTGGCGGTGCCTTCTCCGGTAAAGACCCGTCTAAAGTTGACCGTTCTGCTGCGTACGCTGCGCGTTATGTTGCGAAAAACATCGTTGCTGCTGGCCTGGCTGACCGCTGTGAGATTCAGGTTTCCTACGCTATCGGCGTGGCTGAACCGACCTCCATCATGGTTGAAACCTTTGGTACCGAGAAAGTGCCATCCGAGCAACTGACGCTGCTGGTGCGCGAGTTCTTCGACCTGCGCCCATACGGTCTGATTCAGATGCTGGATCTGCTGCACCCAATCTACA
- the yqgB gene encoding acid stress response protein YqgB, which produces MNMKPVARSGFQHSLLGNGSVYGLLSPYNAAIVVNCFTLNTKS; this is translated from the coding sequence ATGAATATGAAACCGGTCGCACGGTCTGGTTTTCAGCATAGTCTGCTGGGAAATGGATCCGTTTATGGGTTGTTATCGCCGTATAACGCTGCGATAGTAGTCAACTGTTTTACACTTAATACAAAGAGTTGA